Genomic DNA from Streptomyces venezuelae:
CGGGCGGCGGCAGCTGGTGGGCGGGGAGCGGTCACGGGAGCGGCGGGCACGACGGCGGGTCCTCGTGCGGCGGTGGCTCCTCGTGCGGAGGCGGGTCCTCCTGCGGGGGCGGTGGTTCCTCGTGCGGAGGCGGCGGGGGCGGATGCGGCGGAGGCAGCTGACACGGGGCAGCTGGTCCACCGGTTCCACGGAAACGCCCGGCGGGGCGACTCAAACCCCCGCCGGGCGTTTCTGTGTGGTGCCATGTGGCTGTACTGAACAGTTGAACTGTGTGGCCCTCATGGGGATGGAAACCACACGTAGTTGGGTAAAAGTGCTGTGGCAGTGTCGCCGACCATGATTCCCTCTTAAACGTCAGCACCGCCCTCGGACGTCCGGTACAGGTTTCGCCGACCGGCGCAGGTCTCTCGGACCGGCGCAGGTTTTACGGACAGCTTTCTGGAAACCCGTAAGACGTTCTCGTGGGCACGAGCCGGCATACCGACCGCCCGGAGCCTCTTCCGGGTGCGCCGGCCCCACCTCCATTGCGTGTTAGCGGAGCCGACCCATGCTCACGACCCTGAAGACTGGCTATACCGACACGCGCGCCGCGGATCTCGCCTGGGCCCTGGGGCGCGAGCCGTTGCCCGCGCTCGCCACCCTCGACCTCGAACTGGACGACGCGAGAATGCAGTTGAGGCTCCTCGGAGCGTCGCACCAGGTCCTCCTGGAGGAGGAGCGGGGCGGCTGTTCCGAGACGGTGGCCTGTATCCCCGGCAGCAGTACGCCGCTGCCGCTCGGCGTATCCAAGCGCGTCGGCGAATGGGAGTACGAATTCGCCGCGCGGGTGGAAACCCTTTCGCACGGTCAGTTCGCGGGCCGGGCGCAGGAGTTGCTCGCTCTCGTCGCGGAGCACCCGCACGGACTCGCGGGCGTCTTCCCCGGCAGCCCGCACGCGTTCACCGCGCTCCTCGCGCAGCGGCACGAAGGATCCCTGATGTGGCGTACGTGGCACGCGTACCCGCAGGAGGGCCAACTCGTCGCGACCCGTACACGGGTGGGGGTGCGCACCCCCGTTTACACCCATGTGGGGGACCCGGTGTGAGCGTGCGGTGACGTAGCGTTCCAGGCGTGATCGAGTCGACGGTGCGCCTGCCGGTCTCGCCCCGGACGGGACGCTTCCTCGTCCTCGCGGGCGTATTCGTCTGCGCTGCCTGCGGTCTCGTCTACGAACTGGAACTCGTCGCCCTCGCGGCGTACTTGATCGGCGACTCGGTCACCCAGGCGTCCGTCGTGCTCTCCGTGATGGTCTTCGCCATGGGCA
This window encodes:
- a CDS encoding DUF2617 family protein, whose amino-acid sequence is MLTTLKTGYTDTRAADLAWALGREPLPALATLDLELDDARMQLRLLGASHQVLLEEERGGCSETVACIPGSSTPLPLGVSKRVGEWEYEFAARVETLSHGQFAGRAQELLALVAEHPHGLAGVFPGSPHAFTALLAQRHEGSLMWRTWHAYPQEGQLVATRTRVGVRTPVYTHVGDPV